The DNA window GAGGATGGGCCACTCAGAGGTCAGGGTTCGGTTCAGAGAAGCACCTGCAAATGCTCTGGAGATGTGGTCTTTCTTCCACTCCCAGGGCTGGTCATACTCATCGGCTGGACGTTCATCCTCTTGGGGCAGCCGACTCTGCCGAGGCCTCTGATCAAAAGGGGGCCCGTCCCCCGGCTCTGGGTCCTGCTCTTCATAAGGAGTATCATACAGCTGTACCACTGCGCCACAGGGCAGTTCTGGGAGGCCAAGGACACCAGTCAGCCCCCATCCCCTGGGGACTTGACACCCCCCCAGCCCTGCTTACTCACCACTTACGACCCGCTGGGCGTCATAGGGCTCCATGTAGCCATCATCTGGGGGTGGCGGGTGAGGCTGGGCATCGAAAGGGTCTGAATACTCAGTGTCAACTTCCAGCTGGGaacagaggaagggagagaactaGGGAGACCAGAGCTCCAGAGAGCCCAGATGGGTGGTGTCAGGAGTCCAGCTGGCCCAGCTTACGTCCCCCTGTCCCCCTGTATTAGATGCTCTGCATGTGTTTATCTGCAAGAGCAACACTCAGCAGGTACACAGGCCCCATCTTACAGGTGAGGAAACCAAAGCACAGAGAGGGCAAGTGACTTGGGCAGGTCACACTCTGGTGAGTGTGAGGCAGTTTGATCCCAGCCTTCTGATTTCCCTGCGTTCCCTCCTTCTATCTCCCTGTGCTCTCAACCACTGCCCAAGAGAGCTTTGGTGAGCCTTAGTCTGCTGAGGCTGAAAACCATGTTGACAGGGTGGGCACTGCAGGCAGCTCTAGGTGAGGTTCCAATGTTAAGGTGCCAGGCTTTGACCTTGGGCTGGAAAGTCACTTCTCTCCTGCCAGCCTCAGCTTCCACTTTTGTAAAATGGAAATCAAGGAGGAGGGGCAGCATGGCTAGGGAACCCTTGCTGGCATCTGTCTTCTAAGCTGGGGCCAGTTGCCAAGAGCAGAGCTCAAAGGAGGGGATTCTGGGGGCCTGGTGTCTCCTGCCCCCAGCAGGACGGACAGCACCACCTATTTAAAAGAGGTATCAGACTCTGCTGAGCAGGTGGGGGCGGAAGTGTCCGGTGCCCTGCCCACCTCTGGGATCGTGCATAAACCACGCTCCCTGGATCTGGGGAGCCGAGCAGGACCCTAGCACCCAGTGTCCCGCACCGCTGTCTGCGGAGCTGCCCAGGCACGCACCTCTTCCCCGGGGTTGTCCAGCAAGGCTTTGGCTCTGGCCATGTCTACGGCCTCCACTTTGATGAGCCGGTGCTTGGGAGAGTCGAACTTGGAGTCTCCGGGGCCCTTGGTGTCTCCGGGGTCTGCAGGGTCTGGCTCTGGGCGGCTCTCGGAGTCCTCATAGGGGTCCTCAAAGTCCAGATTCTTCTGCACCCTATAGGCCCTCAGGATGTCGCTCTCGGTGTAGTCGGGGGTGGGCGGCTGCGGAGGGGGTCTCCGACCGCCAAAGCTCAGGTAGTCCCGAAGCCACTTGGCCATTTGGGCTCGTGTCACCCCAAACCTGGCTGCTGTAAGAGGAGGACCCACATACCTGTTTTGGGTCCCTTCACAGAGGGGAGGAGTGCAGGAGGGAAAGGAGGAGACGGAGGGGGAAGAGCTCAGGTGTGCCCTTCGGTTGGGCTCAACAGGGgcaaggtgaaaaggtgagagagagaggaggagaaagaggagggaggaggaagcccACCTTGGCCCGGCTCTCCAAGAATCACAGGGTAAGGGGCACCCGGCAAGTCCCTGAACTCGGCGCGTGGGGTCGAAGGGCCGGGACGAGGGGCACCCGCGGAAGCGCGCAGACTTTGCGCGGGCAGCGCACTCCAGTGTGCGGCGCCGCCTCCGCCGCCTGGGAGGCTCCGGGATCCTCGCTGGGGCTCCGAGGTCCGGGGAGCGCCGCCCGCGGACGCCCCCAGCCCTGCTCAGCCGGGACGCCTGGCTTCTCAGCGCAGCTGGCTGGCTCCCCTGGGGCGCGAGCGCCCCGCGCGAAGTTGCGCGGCGGGGACGGTGACCCTGGCAGGGTATATCCTTTGTTGCGCTCCGCTCCGCGCTGGGGGGAGCCCTAATCCCAAGGCCCCCGGCCGGCTGCCTCCATCCGGCCCCAGCCACCGCACAAAGGGAAATAAAAACCTCCTGCAATCCGCGTTCAAGCTTTCGGGGACTTTACGCGCGACCGCGGGCGCGCGTGGCCGCGAGGTGGGACTTTGGGAAGGGGGCGCGCCCGCGGTCGCCCCGTCCCTACCCGCCCCGGGCCGCGTCCTGGGAAGCGACGTCAAGGCTTCCCCGCCCTTCCCCTCCCCTGCGCTCCCCTCGGAGGTGACAGAGACCTTCAGCTGgtcggggagggagggagggaggggagccgCGGCCGCCgaggggagggggctgggggcGCAGGAGTCGCTGGGGCCGAGACCGCGGCAGCTGGACACTGACCCGGAGGCCCGAGATGCGCAGAGGCGAGAGAGGAGCGCGGCAGGTGGGCACGGCCTGGGGCGGACACAGCTCGCCGGCCGGCGCGAGAGGACCCGGGAGGCAGAGCCGGGAGAGGGGGGACTGGACTTGACCGCCAGAAGGGACGAAATTGACCG is part of the Callospermophilus lateralis isolate mCalLat2 chromosome 1, mCalLat2.hap1, whole genome shotgun sequence genome and encodes:
- the Shd gene encoding SH2 domain-containing adapter protein D, whose product is MAKWLRDYLSFGGRRPPPQPPTPDYTESDILRAYRVQKNLDFEDPYEDSESRPEPDPADPGDTKGPGDSKFDSPKHRLIKVEAVDMARAKALLDNPGEELEVDTEYSDPFDAQPHPPPPDDGYMEPYDAQRVVSELPCGAVVQLYDTPYEEQDPEPGDGPPFDQRPRQSRLPQEDERPADEYDQPWEWKKDHISRAFAVQFDSPEWERTPGSVKELRRPSPRSPQPAERVDPALPLEKQPWFHGPLSRVDAENLLSLCKEGSYLVRLSETSAQDCSLSLRSSQGFLHLKFTWTRENQVVLGQHSGPFASVPELVLHYSARPLPVQGAEHLALLYPVTTQRP